In Pangasianodon hypophthalmus isolate fPanHyp1 chromosome 1, fPanHyp1.pri, whole genome shotgun sequence, the genomic window ACATAATGATAATAGCAgcaaatatagaaataataccTTTTTTATCCACtctttctctgagtgtgtgtacacgtgtgtgtgggtgcgtttgagtgtgtgtgcgcatgtgtgcgtacgtgtgcgtgcgagtgtgtgtgtgtgtttatgaatgaATCAGAGTTATTTCCACTTCacatcatttacattacagcagtttGCTGTAAGTGATCAAAGCAGGAAAACCAAACATGGTCAGTatcactgcatgtgtgtgtgtgtgtgtatgtgtgcgtgtgtgtgtgtgtgtgtgtgtgtgaatttcttAAGAATATTGTGTTGCTTTCCGTAAATTTTGTgaatcaccatcatctctcctCCTGCCACATCTCCTAtaaaagtcaaacacacactttcacaacTTCTAATGCAAAGTGCATTTCTGTGATGCTtattcattgatttatttatttaatttcatttatgtgTTGATCTTACTtacttattcattatttattatcttttatttactTCAGTGATCCAGATTGTAGTAttttgtttgtagttttgtgtttatttgtgcgATGTTGCTGTTTGCAGgattttttctcctctttcgtttttctctctctctccctctcactagctctcactctttctctccatctgtccatgATTCCTCTCCAATATTGGCCTTCAATGATCAAGTTCGCCAGAGACACCTGTACACAGGTatgtacagaaacacacacacacagagaaagagagagagagaaacagcattAGTGAGTAGTAAATGATCTGATATTAAATGCTGATTTCTGCAAGGTTTTGACGCTTGTGGAGTTAACTGCTGCTTTGGCATTAAAATTGACAGAAAACTTCTTAGACTGCTGGAGaacacagttgttttttttcagaactgTGGTAAACTGGTTTTATTCCTATTTCACTGGAAGataatattttgttattctAGATTAACATATCTCAGATGAACATAATGTTGAATTAACCGTGTTCATGGGTCTAATTTACTGATTagacagaaaataataattgaaatgCTAATTGAGACTTTTGAGTATATTGAATTTTTGGCAAacagtagacacacacacacacacactcaaaaacagTTCTCATGCCTGGAGATGATTGGAccagcaggtgtgtgtaatcaggtACAAATGTGAAAAAGGCATAAAGGTCATGTGATTCactgatttgatttatttttgcaaaaagtAGTTGCTGAAAGTTGATATTTCAccactttttattatttgatttattctCAGGTCAAAATGACCCAAGTATGACCTCTGTGTAATATAAATACTCATGCTACTAATAAACCACCAAAAATACGCCTTTTCCATGTTCAGTCAAGCACGTAAAGAAAAAGTTTATGACTGTTGAATTTGGCacatatacagttctgtgcaaaagtcttaggcacatgcaaataaattctctagagcaaagacgccttcaaaaataatgaaattaaatgtttctacatttaaaaaaatactataaagagcagtaaacagtaataaatgaaacaaagtcagtatttaatgtgacgatccttcactttaaataaataaagcagtatctgaggtgcagtgtgtgcagttttataaggaaatgagctggaagtgttactgagcatcttgcagaagcagccacagttcttctggagactttgactgtcgactcgcttcttatttctgcagcgaaacccagcagccttcattatgtttttatctgaaaagtgtctcttatggaatctgctgctttctttactgacattcaaacatttttctgtaacatttctgtgctggaaaacatctccaggttacgcatgtaaccatggttcccccgAGTGAATGAAATGCTGCGTCGAAatgctatgggaacgcccccagcatgaccacgctctgaatcacatgtgcaatcagtccaatggatgggcgagacgtcacgggtggcgacctcttaggtctgggagaaaatgtttcaatgctagaaacacggccagcatctccaggcagttgatgtgccacgTGAGATGGcagccgctccacagaccacaagctgagcggccactcatgaccgctccccatccagTGAGAGATGCGTCCGTCGCTAGTGTTACGCGGCGACGAGGAGCTCCGAGCACCGGACTCTGGGAAATAGCATGTAGGCAttgccgcgtgaccttgatcatgcggagcgggctTCCCCTCGGGGAGAACCCcttggtcttgagccaccactgtaggggtctcatgtacagcaggccaaaaggtatcacgttggacgcagctgccatcagacccagcagtttctggaactgctttacagtgagtgaccagcCTTCTCTTACTCTcgtgactgctgtgaggatcgactcgacccgagcaggagacagacgtgcctgcatcgtggtcgaatcccacaccacaCCCAGATAAGTGgttctctgtactggagaaagcacaaTCTTCTCGGCGTgtagtcttaaccccagctctttcatgtgggcgagaacaacatctcgatgccgaaccGCCGCCTGCTCCGATTGAGCTAATATCAACAAATCGttgatataattcagtatgcggatgccctggagtcgcacaggagccagagcagcatctaCACTCTTCGTGaaagtgcggggtgagagtgccaggccgaacggaagaacccgatattggtaagcgtcgcccccgaaagcaaacctcaggaacttcctgtgttggggaaggatggagatatggaaatatGCGTCTTTCAGATCGATcatgacaaaccagtcctcggatctcatctgagacacgacctgttTGATCATGAGCATCTTGAACTTCAGTCGCATGACTGAGCGGTTCAAATGATGCAgatccaaaatgggacgcaacCCTCCACCCTTCTTCGGAACAATGAaataccggctgtagaacccggactccctgtcgtgaggagggaccacctcgatggcctccttcctcaggagagtgttcacttcctgttccattaccagagcctgctcggggcccaccagagtgggaagaaccctGCAAAAAGGAGGCGGTGGAGAACCGAATTGGattcggtagcctctctctacagtatgcaggagccattgagacacatttggcagaagtttccacgccgCAAAATAGtctactaagggaatcagtctctcgagactgacctctggtgaaATGAGAGCGGCTAGCTCAGTGCCCTGAAGCGGCAAACCGGCAGGGGACGGCCGAACTAGCTGCTCTGAAGAGCTCCGAAGAGGCAGCGAGCCTCCCAGTACCGCTACGTTCCCGGGCGGAAACTGAGAGAATCGCTCActggagaccgctgcgccctgaagcaccatggGTGGCAGGTCGATCTCCCGAgggcactgaggagagacggGCACCGTATGATGAGGTGTACATCGTCCCTCCCCAGAGGGGCCTGCCCTCAGAAGTCCTGGGCCACAAGCATCCGTGACGTCTGGATCCATAGGACTGAttgcccatccattggactgattgcacacgtgattcagagcgtggtcacgctgGGGgcattcccatagcgtttcaatgcagctcgagttcctgaaggggaactaatgtttggaatctaaaatgtttttgtactgaatcaataatgtagaagtcagaaaataaacttctataacaaagtttgtactaaaaaaaaatttttaaaaaagacttttgcacagtactgtatataattgtttGTTGTTTAGTAATAATCAGAAAAAGATCTTTAGCTTTTGTTTGCAGATGAATCACAGATATTTTTCAATGTTTGTTTAAAGactaatcatttttttctttttttttgtttctttgcagATAATAAACACCACAGCCTGTTTGTTGAGATTTTATCCAATGGCACAGTATCAGCAACTCAGAGTCAGTCACTTTACAGTGAGTTTGCTTctacatttatatgtatatgcaaCACACACAAGAGTGTGTGTTAAGGGGAGCAATCCCACAAAGTTCCAGTGAaaactcaaagaaaaaaatagatttgCAGAGAGCACAGAGGTTTGCCTGTTGAACTGAAGATATCAATAAAACtaagaaatatataatgtgaaCAATCTGATAAAGAATAAATCAGAgggaattattttttatttttaaatagcaagTAGGGAAACTGTAAGTGAACTGAGATTTGAAGGAACAGGAAGCAGGAATTCTCAAAGAACACCACAGTACTAGGAATAACAAAACTAGGGACCATTGAGTTTATTGAAGCTATGAAAAGGAGAACATAACACTAGGAACAAAGAAGatagtatatataatgtatatgtaatgtatactataatatatataatgcatgtgtgtgtgtgtgttagcggttTTAGAGCTAAAAGCTGTTAAACCGGGTTACACGGCGATTCGGGGTGTGATGTCATCATTGTACCTGTGTGTGAACGCAGCCGGTCACTTATTTGCTCTGGTGAGTCACATGACTTAATCTATTCACTTTATGCCAAAAAAACCTGATGATCATTTTGAGAGACACGTTTGTTCTCTCGGCTGTTTGTCTCACTAATCCCCTCTCATTGACTCTTGATGGTCTCCTCTGCGCAGAGACAAGGTTGTGACATATTCTTTACACTTTTCATAACGTACTCGTCCCTCCATGGGATGGTCAATGTTCAGATTATTTTTATAACCAATCCCTGATTAATACTTATGCAGAACTTATGTCCTGGATATGATTTGATCATTCTGTCGTCTTCATAATGCTGTATGTTTCTCTCTAACAAATTCTGTGTTCTTCATGAACAGGTGTAttcaggaacaggtgtatttatactcaggtcacatgacactttaattacatACAGGTCGACTCAGTTTAACTAATTATACGACTTCTAATGGAAACTGAACCAGAACTAAATTGTGCTTTACAccaatgggggtgaatacttagcAGTCACAAATactagtttttgtttgtttgtttgtttgtttttaatttatagaTACACTTATTTTCTACCCATTTCAATATTATagactattttgtgtagatttgtgatataaaaacccagttatgtccatttcagttccagacagtaacactacaaaatgtatttcaagggggtgaatacttatgcaacatactgtgtgttattttttaattgtttcagattttatattatattatattatattatattcagatttaatgGTTAGTGAACTATTATATGCAGTTGTACTTCGTTGATACACTataaatttcaattttaataagATGCTATACACATTATTGTTAAATCAGTCACTTGTAAacaatgatagatagatagatagatagatagatagacagatagacagacagatagagtactttattgatccctgagGGAAATTGCAAACATGACACATGACATTACagacaccaaatactaacaagaCACACTTATCTGCAAGTAAGTAAGGTAGATGCATACAGTGTCAAGTGGAGTAAAGTGTCCAGGTAATAAAGTGACagtgaattaataaatataataaaaacagaacagtaAAGATAAGTGTAGACAATTTGAGGAAGGTAGATAATGTGCATAGTATAAAGGCAGATaagtataaaaatgtacaaaacttAATAAGATTAAATTTAGCAAATATTCaaggtataaatatataatttatatgaaatatataatttatatgaaaatataaaatatgctgGGGTGCATTATTATTCCACTGATACCACAGCaagttattaatgaatgacatgtcatgcattttaatggtttacagttagatttaatgttttggaacatctAAGAGACAAGCTAGATTATATGCAGGGctgtacaagtccttgtgaatgagctgttactatagaaacaataacgtattatataattttaacctatcattcatgttactCTCGGAACTACTTTCCTAGCCATGTTGTTATACGCAATTAATACACACTTTCTGATTCTATTATTAatccatgctgtggtataatcatGTTTTAATGAACTTCCACTTTATAGCATATGAATTTTATTCTTGTAtctacaataaaacaaatttaaacatggtgttctatcatttattattcacaAGTTAACACAATATGTAaaacaatatacactcaccgtccactttaacaggaacacctgtacattagttcattcatgcagtcatccaatcagccaatcatgtggcacgAGCACGATGCATTAAatcatttctgctcaccacggttgtaaagagtgattatatgagttattatattCTTCCTAGCAGAGTGAAGCAATCTGGCCATTTACCTCTGAcctcaacaaggcgtttccacccacagaactatcGCCccctcaatgttttttttgtttttttgcaccgtAAACTCTAGagtttttacactttttcttcattctgatgtttgatgtgaacattaactgaagctctttaaatgtaatacaatttaaaatagaaGCATCAAATCAAATAACAGAAAattctcctgtaaagaaaacatgcccattgtttgaaggataatctgactgAACACTCGTCTGCTATGCTTATGTATTTAACATTGGCCTCAAGGGACACTCTGTGgtgtttttgagtgtatttacagccaaaacataAAATTCAACGTGTCGTATTGTGGTTATATTAAAACTGACAAACAGTGGTGTTTCTAACTCGAGTTAATATCATGCGAGAAAATGCGCTCcagttcaaggtcagaattgagtgtaactgagacacgcctctgttttagacaaactccacCCCCATGTGGTTAACTCTCAGGTAACTTCTGAGTAGCACTTAAGTCAGTAGTTATGTCTGAgttctgaatactgatgtgtgaagtttcagtattaaatcctcactgtgtTATTAACACTAGTCTGAATATGggtctatttatctatttttttgctcttcatactgttaatgttgatgttattgtgtgtgtgtttacagggtGTGTTTCTGGATGTTGACTGTTCCTTCAGTGAGATGTTACAGCCTGATGGTTacactcacttcctgtctgctcACCACAGACTTCCTGTATCCCTCAGTTTTAACGGTCCTCCtgggaaacacacactcaccttctcTCAGTTTCTACCGCTTAGAACCCATCTGTTTATGGAGATACAGGGATATGAAGAACCATCGAGTTTTCTATCAGCTGCAGATTTTGATTCAGATGATCCACTaagactgacaaacacacatcagaacCTGAGAAGTCCGTTGTTCCACATCGACCAATAAGAATGCAGATCAGAACCTGAGGAGTTGTTATTTTAATAGACTTGCTCTAATGATTAagttaatatgtttatttattgtttttttaataataaagcaccagttttcattttttttgtttgtgttttgcagttatattgtttaaagtgtgtattgtatattgtttaattattaaagtgtctgtaatattcctttaatttaaatatattatgatttagagtaatttattaatgatggTAGATGATTGTTGGATTTAATGGTTAATTAAGTTAATAAATTGTTTACATAATTTCTTAATATACTTAAGTAATAACACTAGCACAACTAAATGTTTACCAAAATCAAGTTAAATCAGTTAGTAAGATAAAACaagtttgaataaaataatttaatgaattttgaTGTGTGCAAACTCATTTTGTTGTGTTGAACACATATCTGAGATATATGAAATCTTTATCAGTGAGTTCTAAAAGGTTCAAATACAATGTGTActttattttctcacatttctTCTGCTTTTAATGTAAACGCCTCAGAATAGATGTTTATATGAAatggtgtattttttattaatattttttactgtGGAAGCTATACAAGTTTTAATAAACGAGGCAATAGATCTGTCATTATACCCATTTAAAGTCAAAAGTGGTGAATTTATTTTGGCtgtttaaatgaaacattttaatatgGCGTGTTGCAGCATTGTAAAGTCAAACTCTATAATCAAATTTCTCAGTAAAAATAAGGAAGTCAGCATCCATCTGGACAGTGTGTTAAGAAGGGATGCCAAAATTTGGAGAATTGGTTTAATCCATGtatctgttaaacacagtacattaaacccctgatcagtaatagtttcattaacaataagtgcttttaagagatctaatatttaacagtcctagcttcagatcaaaggtgctggctgtgcattcagtatgatctaattttatgttaattaggttactacaacaaactttctgagtatttctacacttttgtttagctcagggaacagacacagtctcaatacagTTGTATCagagtgacgactcagtgcagctagcggacggtcggtttagcctgcttgtctgctccctggccttggctctggattgtcaccgattaactaggcctgttctgagactatgtgctatgctgcaagaaatgagagcagcaccttcccgagtgggatgaacaccgtcccgccctaacaggccagccttgccctcaaagttagtccaattatctataaagcccacattgttttcggaacACCACCTGGACATTCAGcggttcagcgaccataacctgctgtaagctacatcgccacgccgcattgggacGGGGGCAGACCATCCTATAGCATcagacatcgccttcgctaatttacacaacTCTACCaagttactcttagtaacctcagactgacgaaggcgtatatcattagctcctacatgaataactatcttcgAGAAACTGTGCTTTCCTAAGACCCTAAGactacctgctatgtccggcgccctggctcccggtatacacctaactaaggCTGCTAATTTCACATGCcttaagatagagtctcctataaccagagttctttcaggtttctcagtgggtgcttcactgaggagagcaaactaTTATATCTAGTTACCAGTGTTAAGTAAGCCAGAATAAAGAATGGTAACTGATTAGCTGGCTAACAAAACCAATTGTTAGCAAGAAAACATTAGCTGGATTACTACCTTAAAGCAGCttagcatttctttacatttaataCCGTAAAAGAAAGGAATGATGGGTTTTAAATCAACTTGTACAGAGGATGAATCCACTTACCTTGTTTATGTGCTAACATGCAGTGAAAAttattgcttgtgtgtttacatcaacacggaatggtgcaaaaacTCGGTTCTAgtctctagttactgctcatcgctggtggagtttatgactgttagatgtagacctttttatttaccacgggaattcactactgttttcataatcggtgtgtacattccccccagtgctaacgctaatgctaaggaggcgctctgtgaactgtatggggctattagcgagctgcagaattctcaccctgacggactgtttattgttgtcagagatttcaaccatgcaaatctcaagtcagtgctcccgaaattccatcagcatgtggactttgcaacaagAGGGAAAAACGTGCTGGAcattgtttacacaaacatccccggcgcATACCgggcggagccccgcccccacctcggctactcagaccacatctctgttatgctaatgccagcatatagaccgctagtcagacgctccaaaccggttctgaagcaggtgaaaacctggccagcaggagccatctctgctcttcaggactgctttgaacacactgactggcacatgttcagggaagcggcaactgacggcgacttcactgacttggaggaatacgcgacatcagtaACCAGCTATATTAGCAAGTGCATTGACGACGTCACcgcctccaagaccatcacctcacgctccaaccagaagccgtggatgactgcagaggtgcgcgCGCTACTGAGGActcgagactccgccttcagagcaggcgataaggtggccctaagaacagcaagggccaaactgtcccgggccatcagagaggcgaaGCGCGCACACGCCCAGAGAATCCACGACCActtcaagaccagcagagacacccggcgcatgtggcaaagcatccagaacatcaccaactacaggtcatcaccatctgcctgtgacagtgatgcctccctcccagatgcgctgaacgacttctacgctcggttcaaggcacagaacggcgtgacggcgaggaagaccaccccttctcccaatgaccaggtgctgtgtctaaccacggctgacgtgaggaagactctacacagagtcaacccacggaaggctgctggaccagacaacattcctggcagggtgctcaggggatgtgcagaccagttggcagatgttttcacggacatcttcaacacctctctgtgcagcaccgttgtcccgacctgcttcaaggccaccaccatcatccccgtgccaaagaagtcttcagtgtcctgcctcaatgactaccgtcccgttgcacttacacccatcatcatgaagtgcttcgagaggctcgtcatgaggcacgtcaagaccctgctgcctccctcactggaccccctgcaattcgcttaccgccccaaccgctcaacagatgatgccatcgccaccaccctccatctggccctcacccacttggacaataaagacacttatgttagaatgctgttcatagacttcagttcagcattcaacacaatcattcctcagcacttgatcggaaagctgaacctgctgggcctgaacacctccctctgcaactggatcctggacttcctgactgggagacatcagtcagtccggatcgggaacagcatctccaacaccaccacactgagcactggggccccacagggctgtgtgctcagtccattgctgttcactctgctgactcacgactgtgtagcaatgcacagctcgaatcacatcatcaagtttgccgatgacacgaccgtggtgggtctcatcagcaagaacgacgagtcagcatacagagaggacgTGCatcggctaacggactggtgcaaagccaacaacctgtctctgaatgtgggcaaaactaaagagatggttgttgacttcagaagagcacagaatgaccactctccactgaacatcgacggctcctccgtggagatcgtcaagagcaccaagtttcttggtgttcacctggcggagaacctcacctggtcgctcaacaccagctccataacaaagaaagcccaacagcacctgtactttctgcgaaggctgaggaaagaacatcttccaccctccatcctcaccaaattctacagagggactatcgagagcatcctgagcagctgcatcactgcctggtttggaaattgcaccgtttcggatcgcaagaccctgcagcggatagtgaggacagctgagaagatcatcggggtctctcttccctccatcacagacatttacacctcacgctgcatccgcaaagccaccagcattgtggatgatcccacacacccctcacacacactcttcaccctcctgccgtctggaaaacggtaccgaagcattctggccctcacaaccagactgtgcaacagtttcttccctcatgccatcagactcctaaatacctagaactggactgaaggaacacacacacacacacacacacacacatacatataaacacacacacatatatacacacacacatatatacacacacacacacaactgaactggtccaaagaaactcacgcatacatacatacatatatatatacacacaacggaacatcctctatgcacatgcactgcacatgttttgcacatgtcttattattgctgctacttctatgtttacactgtttacactacctcagctgtaatatttgcactactgtcactttatcactttcaacaggactgtgtactggtcggcgtcgtagttatgcactctgtcttgtgctgtctgcacgtttgcacttgtgcactttacgtttatgtaatttatgtagtccccgtagttctgtgttgttctgtgttgtcttatgtagcaccttggtcctggagaaacgttgtttcgtttcactgtgtacttgtatatggctgaaatgacaataaactccacttgacacTTGACACTTGACTTATTAAAGTCAGCCATCAGTCTGCAAGCACACGGCACCAGCTCATGCGTTCCTCCCTCCCAATAGTGAGGACAAACAGAGCATGCATGAACTTCATACTGTGAAACATAAATATACAATTTCCCCcaaattaatgtttttagtAAAACTACTCAAATTGGCTAAACTCAacattttgaatcattttaattattattctcaCTCAACTTATTTTTCCATGTTAGAACAACTTTTttgagttattttttttttttacagtgcaccCCATTCTGCATCACGCTCCCTCCGACCCTGCAGCGCTGCTCGACTGGACCCACCATCTCTCGGGGACAAGGAAGCCCTGCGTCAAGgttcttctctgtcctggcagcttggtggtggaatgaacttccactggctgtcttcaaacaaagaTTAAATACCCAACTTTTCACCAAGTACTTCAAATGATCACTTATGAACCAGGAATGGACCACTATGATGATGTTCTTATTGAAAGAGActtcacttctgtaagttgttctggataagagcatctgccaaatgccttaaatgtaaatgtgtaagaaacagagagatattTGAAACACAGACCAGAAAATAGAACAATGAAACATTCcaggttcacacacacatttatttcacacacttacattgtatttattgtataattatttgtttctttattctCATCTCACTACAACCCTGAAGATCAGATCTGTAACTACTAACCACCCTGAAGTCAGTTATTGAGATGTCCAACACCTTTAACACCTTTCCATTTCATTCAGGCTGGAGAACTGAACTTGGCCCAGTCACCACACTTaagtttaatataaacaaagatGTATGATAATTGTGATTTACTTTTACACATAAAAAGCACACATTAGCGTCAATCTCAATCTCTTTCAATTTTGAAAATCGGAAACAGGAGCTCATAGTGAGTAATCCTAAAACTTCTCTAACATTTTTTATCCACTACTGGCTTGTGAGTGATTGAggcatcattcattcatcacttCAATGCATGTTTAGTGGGATTCATAGCCGAGTGGCTGACTTTTATGCAGTTTGTCAGACAACTGAAATGTACAAACAATAGAACAGCAGTTAAATTGTGACTTTCAGgtattgaaaataaatgtaacatttaaaattaaagcaAAGTTGTTTGCAAAGTTGatcataaacacaaataaactggTGTTGTATCAGCTGATGCACTGATAGAAATAACAGACTAAAAATGATTGTGTTCATTAGTGAAACAGTCAACATGGCCACCTTTCTTCCTCTGTTTAACAACGGAGTGTAGACTGTTAAATaatttgaacacacaacaatattaacataaattaacatcaataaaaataaacacaatgaaaattaaataaaaaaaaacaatattaaaataaataaacaggttaGCTTTTTGTTTAAATGG contains:
- the fgf21 gene encoding fibroblast growth factor 21 — its product is MLLFAGFFLLFRFSLSLPLTSSHSFSPSVHDSSPILAFNDQVRQRHLYTDNKHHSLFVEILSNGTVSATQSQSLYTVLELKAVKPGYTAIRGVMSSLYLCVNAAGHLFALGVFLDVDCSFSEMLQPDGYTHFLSAHHRLPVSLSFNGPPGKHTLTFSQFLPLRTHLFMEIQGYEEPSSFLSAADFDSDDPLRLTNTHQNLRSPLFHIDQ